CATGACACACTAGTCACAAGGTTCTGTTTATAATAACACCACCTAAAAGGCTAAACaaaaacaagtagtgaagaaacCTGAGTCCCTGATTGTGTGATAAAACCACGTGTCCTACTAGGAGGTTCAGGAAGTGCCTGCAAGAACATGTCCAAAAAATAATTAGATCAATAAATTAGAAGATTATATAAATGGGAATTTCTACTGATGGGAAGCAGTCAAGCAGCCACCTTGTGTCAATAATAGTATTTTTACCAATCGAACAATAGATAATATCTGTTTCTTAGATCTGCTCAAGTCCATTTTTTGAACCCTCAAAAGTTCATTGAATCTCgacatatttttttaatatatggtCCCAGACAATaatcaatatatataaaatgtCATCTTTACcaaccaaaacaaacaaacaaacaatagGGTCGAAGGCCAAAGCTTTTAATACAAACCTTGAAAAAATCAGTCATTTTCGGATCTTTTGCGCCAACAAATTGGCATAGGTACCACACACCAGCATTTGCAATGTCCTGTGCCCACAATTCTGTCAGCATTTGCAAAAGCAGAAAATAGCTAGTGGAGAGAAAAGACAATTACAAAAAACAGCCACACTTCAAACATAGCATCTGTTACCACAGAATAACTAGTACCAGAATATTAGCAAGTACTTGAAATGAATaacatatatgagaaaagaaagaagaggaactgGGAGGGAGGAAACAGCAGgaataaaactgaaattaagaACTAGCTGCACAAGAAGTGTGTGGTTTGTGTTCCCATTAACCAGAAAGCCAAGAATAAAAAAGTCAGCATCTAGTATGTAACCAAATCCAATTACCATTTACAAATGTATTACCTACAGTTAAACACTCCACGAGTTGCATGATAACTTAGTGCAAGCGCATCAAATTTGCTTTTATTGAAATATCCAATGACATTGTAACAAGCCAGTGACTGAACAAGAATATGCCACTAAGTCCGAGGTTTCAAAGGTTACAAacaaccttctatttttggtCCATGTAAGATTCTGCTTTTATTCATGggtaaaataaaaagaggaaagtgatgggtttctagaagcctaaGGGATTAGGCTCAGCAACTCAGTTGAAAACCAGAATCACAGTGACAGATTTAGAAAccagatttaaaaataaatttaataacaGCAAATCAAAGTTTCAGATATGATCCAAAAGCTGGTCGAAGGTCAATTATAGGGAGAAGAATGGTTTCCCAAATTTGGGCTCAAATatgatggacagatctgaagtAAATAGTAATAGGTTAACCCTACTTGAGGTAGGATTCTAGAAACAAGGTTCAGAACAGTAACTGAACCCAGTATATTCAGGATACTTTAGACAACAATAAAAAATCAACTGATTTGATGGATAAACAGTGATTAGGAACCTGTAACAGCAAACATAACCAGGAATTGAAAATCAGCAATGAAATTgaagtagtttctaatttgagcATGTAGTAGATACTACGTAGATATTtattgtatctttctttttaatttggtttcttACTGTACAAGGCATCCACTACATGTGTAGGCCTCTTTTTCctcactttctattttctgtttttctttctagagGTTTTACAACCATCTATATATTGTATGGGCCTTAGTGCCTACACCCATGAATTATGAATGAACATTGATTTGGCTTTGTGCCCTAGTTTTCTGTGAGAAACAGTGATGGTGAGACTCCATCGTTATTAGTGCGAGACTGAAcaaggccataggtgagaggccttggtcatatcccccttatttctcccttctctctttctttcttcttcttccttgtttctAATTTGTTATTGCTACAATCTCTGTTCTGTGAAGCATTGATACATTGCATCAGTGTTGTTTGTTTTTCAAGCAGTTGAGAATTGATCTTATCAAGGACAGTACCAAGACCAAAGACTGGCATCAACCTTGGCCTGTGGCACCTGCTCTGTTGGAGCTATACTGCAGCATATCTCAGACCACATTACCTGTTATTCTGGCCAACAGAATCAATTAGTATTTGGAGAATGTAGTCCCACATTGGGGTCTTCCTTTGGAATCAATTTCAACCACAACCAGTGGCTGGATTTCCTTCTAGTCTGTGagtggttattttttttttttttagtttctaattttagtccTAGGATGTTACCACCACATCACCATCAGATCATTGAGATCTTTTGAAGTATTAGACTACCCTCCAAGCCCTCCCTTCGACCTGAGTTGTGGCTTCATCCACTGGTCCTATCGGCTTGGGCTGTAAGCCTTAATTTTTAGTGACCACTTTCTATTCTCCGATTTGGCTGATTTCTCTTGACTCAGCCTTCAGATGATGGTGGTATTTAGAGAATTATCTTCTTTGGTTAGGGCCTACATCTGATCCAAGTATGAGGGTATTCTATCCTACGGTTTGTGAGTTGAGTTATTAATAGTTgctatttctgaaatttcatAGTAATTAATTTCATTAATCTGCTGTAACTATTAATCCATCTGTTGGATTATCATTTGGGGAAATTGTAATGTTGCTGTAGCCATCCACATGGCCTGATTTTAAGTCTAATCCAAGCTCATGTTTCTGTGGTTATTAAGCTACATATATTTGTCACACCTTAGCCAACAGTCCTATTTGATGATTGGGAATATTACTTGCTGTTTAGTGAGTTTAGCTCTATTAACAATCTCCCTGTTATTTGGTCAAAGAGACTAACGCGCTTCAAACCCTTTTCGGTTTCAGATCTTACTTTTTtcacattctttttccctacactaaattttccattttgaacatcttctcttctcgtgaaggaaaaaaaatgctttTTGTTAGTATAAAATTTCCTTGACTCCTTTAGTAGATGGCAGGCTTACCCATTTGACCTAATTTGAGGACTCTTAATTTGTCCTTACTATGTGGCTCTTTAATAACTAACACACATCAGTAGTAAGTGCCCCTTGTATGGCAGCTTTGTGTGTCAAGTGAAATTAATGTTTTCCAGTCCAGACAATCCTTATTCTTAACCCCTTTCCCTTCTCCATCAAACTGTGGATACGAATAAAAATACGCAAAGACTGCAACAAGATTCCTTGTCGACAATGGAGGGCCATCGACATacgtcattttatttttaattttggggGAGGGGTGGGGAGATCATCCAACAAGTAGAAACCATGGACTTAGCATCCTGGATTTAAGCTAATATTCTCTTGGTTACAACATTCCATTATATGAAATCATTAAAACCATAATTTACAGTCCTGCCTAAACATCTAAAACTAGAACAGTTCCTGAAAGCAGGGGTATCACTGTCAACAAAAAAACATCACATAAACATGCTTCACTGGTGATACACGGGTTCAAATCAAGGAAACAGCTccgcgaagcaggggtaaggttgcgtacatctGCCCCTCCCggcctccccagaccctgcaatagcgggagcctcatgcactgtaACGACCTTTTTTTAGATACCAACCATTCTTACATCCAACATTAAGGCTACAAGAACATCTTCATTTGATCACCTGAATAACCTTTTCCTAGGGCCTAAAAAGTTTGATGTGCATACATTtcagaacctttttttttttaatcagaaCCTCTAAACatcttcattttcctttttttacttGTATAACAGTATAAGAAGAGAATTGCAAAGCCAAAAAAATCATAACGAAGGCACCACCAGAAAAGCATATTCCAAGAGAGAAGTTTAATATAAAATTCACATGGACCACCGTTTACCTGTTTGTCTTCCAATGTTACAATCTTCCCGTCCTGAAACACAATAATAGAAATttataagaaataagaaaactACTTTAATGcatttcttttacttttcaaaCTAGATAACTGGACTAGCTCAATCTTATCATAAATAGTTAAAAAAGCAAGCAAACAATTAAAAGGGAAAGTAAAAAAACAATAGTTTAAAACCAGACACATCACTTCAACTAATCACATGATAGAAACTTACGAGACCACGAATCATGTCCTGTAGTGAAACCAAGTCATAGTTAATTTGACCAAGATTAGCACGAACTTCAGATACCTGTTTGACAAGTTTTAACCATCTTATGTAAATAATTCTAAAAATGCAGGAATAATTCATGGAATACAATGCTATTATGACATAAGACCCATTCAAAAAAGATAAATCCTCATTATCCTACAAGAATTCCTTTAGATCGTGCTAGGAATGCAACCAGAGGGTATGTGCTTCATGAGGGAATCAAACTGTCCCTATGATCTCTTCAACCTTtggttttccttctctttcttaagaagtttcttttcttattgattaTTTGAAACAGGGAAGAAAACAATGTGAATACCTCATTCTTAATTGATTTTGACATCTCCTTTTGATCATCCAATTTCCCATCCAAGTTCTCAATCCGTTGTGTCAAATGCCTCTTTGCAGCCTGCCCAACAAAAAGGATTCATAGGTAAGAAACTGTATACAAATTTcagaaaaatgaagaaacaatATTAATAATGCACTTAATAAGGAAATCTATTGAGAAAGACAATATCAGCACATTAGGAACACCATTACACCGTATTTATATGATGCTAATACTTATTGATATGAAGCCCTAATCAGAGAGGAACGGCAGAAGAGAATTCATGCAACCTGGAAAAAAGCCTAATTTAGTTTATATCAATTGACATAGGTCAATAAATGAGATATAATATTAAACTTCACATATATataataggaataataaattatttagttttttttttggcttcatATGTAAATTTAATGATATTCTGAGACAAATGCAGAGCAATTGACATGCCTAATGACTCTTTTTCTACCGAGCCCATCTGCCAAATCATCCGGAGACCTAGGCATTCAGTTAAAGGGCATGACCATTGTACCAGATGACTAGTGTGTCTCAAGTTATGCATAAGTCTCCAAGGGCCACCCTCCCAAGAACAAGCCCAACCAACAAGGAGGGAAAGTCGAGCTTCACAAATCCTAATCAAGGCAACAGTTCTCGATCGCTCATGCTCGAAGATCTCGTAGCTTAGACGAGCACTTCATTAGCACTCCCAATATTGCTTTCTCATTCCTTGCACGAAAAGACCTACCCCTCAATTTTATATTTTGGTGATGGTTGGATTTGGGAGTTTGCAAAATGCAGATGCTGAGAAATTTTCAATCTATCACAAATAGTGGCAATATTGTaattaatgaaaatttaaaCCTCAAGAGAATGGAACAAAAGGAGGAAAGTAACATATAAAGAGAGAAGGGTAGGTTAGGAATGGAAAATCAAAATATGGGTAGTaggtaataataaataaaaggaaggcttttattcaccaaaaaaaaaataaaaggaagggcATTATGGGAAGGGGATTAAAAAGGTTTTATTTCCCAAAGGAAAAGAACTATCGAGAGAATGGGGAAAGCCaacatcttcttcatcctccaatCATCATAGGAGGCGGAGAAAACCACAGAACCAGACCAGCAGACCTGGTTTGAATGGAATCTCTTAATCATTAAAGCTCCTGTCAACTTGAAATTTCAAGCAAGACTTCGTAACACTTGGGCCTTTTAAGATCATCCACACACAGCCCGAACCAGTGCATGGAGAAGAGGATTTCAGACCTGCAACTAAATCTGGCAGTAGGCATCGTTAAAGCTCCTGTCAACTTGAAATTTCAAGCAAGACTTTGTAACACTTAGGCTTTTTAAGATCATCCACACACAGCCCCAACCAGTGCATGGAGAAGAGGATTTCAGACCTGTAACTAAATTTGGCAGTAGGGACCTGATCGAGTGTGCAATTCCCACAACTCCAGTTAGATTTGGGCTTAGGGATATGCAGGTAAGGCCGCCCCAATGGGTTGATTCTAGCACCAAAGCTTGAGGTTCAAAAGTGACTATAAGAGAGAGATCAGCAATAACGCATAAACAGAGTAGCAATAGGTAAGAGGTAACAGAAGGAAATAATAACAGAAACAAAGGCAGAAAGGATCGTGGgtaaaggggaaagagagaagaagaattgcagaagagagggagaatgagagcACACGCTCACAATTGGTAACCCGCAGGTAAAACCATCTTTAAAATTCAATTCAAACCAAAGCTTGCGTAGGTTACAATCTTGTATTTAAAGAAgcaaataaagactcctaatagtaatctaaaactgaaattaaacccCACTCTAATTGGGACTCATAAACTCCTAAATAGACTTAATCACTAATTagcctaaaaaataaaaatagaaaattacaagataaatacaattaataaaaaaccctaataaataaataacctaaatatcctactgagcCCAAAAATCCAATTGGACCTGGTTCATCTTCATATGGATCCCCAATGGGTTTGGGCCGGTCCAACGAATTGCTTCTGCATCAGTGGGATATGACTGAACCGTTATGTGATGTACCTAGCAGCTAAGAGCAGCATAGGTAAAATGTGGGGAAACCCACTGCTGTATGGATGGTTCAAAATCCACCTTTTGTGTGGTCCTGTCAGAACCAGTGCAAGGCCCTCTTCAACATGTAgttatgtgcacaattttttttaccaaaaaaaaatgtgcacAATTTTGAAGTTAGGGAATGGTCGACAACCCCTTTCTGCAAATACCTTCTTCATTTGGACTTCCAGAGAGGAATTTCTGCCCCTCCCTGACTAGGGTTTGATCCCTGCAGTTTAGTAGTACACTAACCAACTGATTGGCTTTTGCTCATCCTCCTCCTAACACAATAGTCTTCAAATTCATGCATTTAGTCTTTAAATCAGGTTTCATATTTTAATTAAGTTGCTGATTTTGCAGTTGTGTACCTCTGTACAAATTCAGCTACATATATTATTATGTGATGTCTCCACCAAGGAGTTTTGTGGACAGGTGAATAGAGTTTCATGACCGCTGACATGATTGCTACTGACTTCTTTTCACAAATTTGATAATAGTGGCAAGAAAAAGTTGGTTTTGTATTACTAACATAGATTCCCCCATAAACCATTATAATGGGAGAAAGCGGCCACAACCCACCCCTCTGACTTTGGCAAGGCCACAATGAAATCCATGAAGATCTTGTTTGTATTTCCTTATTCTATATTCCATCGAACTCCCATTTTGTAGCAGCTGCAACACTGAAAGATTACAAATGGTGAGATCGGACCTCGGACTCTGGGCAGAAATCACTTTATGGTAATGGTAGAGAAAAACCTTTCAAGCACAGTACGATGAAGTTTGTAAGCTATgtccaaggggggggggagttatTGTCTATCGTTGGCCTCTATGGTAAAATCAGTCGGGGAGGTCTGAGAGGCAGTGGGCCTGCGGAAAAATAGCTTGACGCCAGGATGATAAAAAGCTTAACACTGGGGCattatttttggggttttttttttgtgtgtgtgtgaatttGTAAGAAGTAAAGGACtgaattttatttattctatCACTTTATCAAGTCACTTCTTGTTGTTTCAGTATCCTAGCTTTCTTGCTCTACTTTGTTTTTGCTTTATAGTTTTTATTCAAACTTATTATATGCGTATGGCCACTTTATGGTTAATATATGTTATGCATGAATAATTACTATGGATAGGGAACACTACAGTGATTCAAGTGATGACTCATCATTGATTCCACTTATTACAATTGGTTATGCATATCAATATTTGAAGAATGAGAGGAGTTTTGATGATGCAACGACTTCCCAAATCACAAGACAACCAATGCACACACACAACCTCACATTTCATTCCTGGATCTTTGAAATATGAAGCCCAGAAAAACATCCAAGAAGGGTTCATAGAATATTTCGTAGGTCAAGGAGCGTTTCACTAGGTTGGTATCTACCTTCAAAGAAAGAGATTTGTTAGCAAACACAAGACACATTACAGTAGAGGTTCGTTGGCGATGGCCATTTTATTAATAGTTCACAATGTTAGAAACAATGTCATCCAAGAATTGTTCCAACATTCGGGTGAAACAATGAGTCCTCGATTCCACGATGTACTGGCAGCACTACGAAcattttcaaaagagatggTACAACCACCCTCAACTCAAATCAAATCAAGTCAAAAGTATTATCCATTCTTTGCCAATTGCATTAGAGCAATAGATGGAACACACGAAAGTGCATtaattacactttcaaaatAAGTGACATATGGATCCAGTAAAACAAATGAAGTTACCCAAAAATGTATGTGCTGAATGTTCATTTGACACATGTTTCACCTTCCTTTGGACTGGTTGGGAGGGTACAACACATGACAATCAAATGATGGCATTTTTAAACAGCAttcacaccaaataaggtttgaccagaatataactccttcaatataaatcagatttaagcaattttggatttgttggaaagatAATTtggtgctctacctaatacaaaaagacTCATGTAAAACCACAATCATTTGACCAATCAAACttattagagaacaagaacatttctctaaatcaagagcagtttaattacttatagataagatcatattttccaagaacagtataaaccaaatgtgaaactaggtataccaggacaatgatcatttccaagaacagtataaaccatttatcttttgattgtttcaaactttcaattgcttgcttcttcaattttgttgtcttctagttctatattgatttttggtgacttgatgtggcttaatgttgatttttaatgacttgatatgacttaatgttgatttttgatgacttgatgtggcttaatgttgatttttgatgatataaggtgtATATATTCACCCCagtgcttaggcacccctccaccgccttgggtcaccttgaAAACTATGATGCTTGGTGTACTCTGGAGTAGGTTCCAATCCAATTTGTTCAAATATAGACATAGCTGGACTTGTAAAAGAAATATCTTAAGTTTTAGGGTTACAATATTTATTCTGCCATAGTTGTCAGGGCATCTAGGCGATTCAACttccaaggtgttggaggggacCAGGATGCAAGACTACACCAACaagacaccttgacaactatgcattcTGCACATAGGCCAACAAAACCTATTTCTCTTTGTAGAATCAATTCTGTAAGTAGTAACCAAACGATTTTAATTTCTGATCAAAACTTTTTCTCAAAATGATTTTGCATaaataattcataaatcataaatcaaaattaaaacccGACCAAAGAGAGCCCAACACTCTCCCCCTACTTTTTTCTATTGgtttcctctcctcttcccctccccattccttctcttctctctaccAATTTTCTGTGAAACCACTAAATCAAGAAGCAATCGAGATCTCAATTTCCATCAAATATCCCCACTTCCaccccatctctcttttcccatctcacTAACCACCATCTTGGATTTCTTATGCCAACTATTATATTGGAATCTCTCATAGTGAGTATAATAAATTAAACTAAGACTACATATAATGGTTTAAGATAAAGTAAGAGGAGAATCATTGGATtggaaaacaaaataaggatAAGAGGGCATAATGAAATGAAGGGAGGGTAATATAAGAAATTAGAATTAAAGAGTTAAAGGCCTAAAGACTTCATCATCTTCTACCTTCGAATAACCAGGAAACCAGCAGAACACTTCTTAACTTCGATGGATAGAAGTTCTCCAAGAGAGATGCAACCGAGTGGCAACttcaaggagaaattagaatTAGAGAGTTAAAGGCCTAAGACTCAATCGTCTTCTACCTTcgaaaaaccaggaaaccagcAGAACCCTTCTTAGCTTCGATGGATAGATGTTCCCCAAGAGTGGTGCAACCAAACAGCAACTTCAAGGTATGAATCACAACCCAGAACCTCTCAAATCCCAGTAATATCAAACCCAAATAAGCAATATGATTCAACCAATGAATGGTTGCAACAGATCTGGTGGAACTGTCTCAGAACCAGATCTAATTTCTGGTTATTGCTCACAATAGGGAAGCTGATGGGGTAGGGGAATCTACTGTTTGAATCGTCCAGGGAAGGGGTTCTCACACCCTAAGTTTCGGGTACGAAGGAACCATAATCCTTTCTCTGATAGAGGATCTCGGTCCCGAACAGGGGTGGGACTTGGGAActcaacaaaaaacaaaatataaaagaaggagaagatgaaggaagaggGGACTCAcaagggagggaagagagagacgaAGAGATGTCGCagggaaggggaagagaagaagatatgaGAGAAAAGGGGGACTGGATCAAACAAGTCATGCCACACGGGCACTCACAAGATTCaacttcaattcattctttgaaTCTGTCTAAATCCTTGGATTACAATCatataaataagggaaaagacTCCAATAAGAAACAGCCTACCAAGATTTCTAACCAAAAACAGCTCTAAAACTTGAAGCTCTTCCTATGTAtcctacccaaaataaaagattacattaTATTCTAACAAATAAGTAAAATTCctaccaaccaaccaaccatgATTGGAACCGTTTCATCATGATAGTGGCCTCCAAATGGGTTCGTTACAGACCAAGACAGCTTACTGCATCATATTTGTGTTCAggtattttatgtttcaaaaaaaaatccctgtTTTTCTGTTTATAAACAGAAATAGATATCATATCCAAATGATGCCTTAATGTTTTTATGTGACACATGAGTACTAGCATGAGGGGAACATAATGTCACCAGCAGACGCAGTTAAGCCTAACATTGTGAAGACATTTTTAAGTAATATAGAAGATATCTGTGGCATGAGAAGCATTACCCAAGACCtcagaaattttttcaaaaaacaagCAGCAGAAATTGACACGTAATCAGAATACCAAAGAAAATATCAATACAGATATCTGCAGGATAGAAACTAAATATGAAAATCATTAGGTGAACACAACTTACCGCAAGAGCATTAGTTAATTGCTCCAGATGATTAGTCATGCTTGAAACAGCATTTGCCATGTGACTCTTGGTCACATACATGAAATTAGAGAAGgacaaaccctaaaaattaagaGATAGAAGAGGGATGAGATAAAGCAAATCAATGCCaatttctaaaaaataattcaatacTAATAAGTCaacattcaaaattcaaaaagggagcggaaaaatataaaattccTGAATTGTTTGCTCTCAATTTTAAATTTCGAGGTTAACATTAATTTGTTACATTTActgagggaaaatggaaaagaacaTATAGCACTGAACAACCTGAACCCAAAGTTACACGATACATCTCGACTGAAGGAAAAGGCTTAAGAATTTGTCATGACTAATCCATTACCTTCCACCACATGTATCCATAGCCCAATGCCCCTATGGCCACAGCAGGCATAGCGAAGGATGTCATGTTTCCTGCTAAAACAAATAATTCAAATTAAACTGTAAGAACcatattcaaataaaaaggaGTTGAGAACATCTGACAACATCTTTATTTTACACAAAATTCCCAGCATGGAAAAAACTTGCAAGTTAAGCAGTAGGAAAAGATAAATAAACAGAAGAATATTTAACTGCATTTTGGTGCATAATGAAAAATAAGTAATTCTGTGAGGTCTTAACAACTGGCATTTAAATTTTGCATTGCAGAGGGTACCTATCTGGCTACTATTTCCATTTAAAACAGTTATCTGGCGTGATGATGCAAGTTGTCGGACCTCCATTGCTAGCCGGCGCACCTACAAGATAGAGaagcagaaaagaagaaaaaattgaatAATAATTACAAGAGTACAATTAGCTCAATAAAAGAACATTAATAGAATCCCTGAAACGTATCACGTTTTGACTTCCTTGAGTACTTGGTTTCTGTAGAATAATCAAAATTGACATGTTGGTTTAACGGactagtggtcacgggttcgagtcaaGAAACAGACTCTCCATGAAGCGagggtaaggttgtgtacattattACCCTCCCCAGCCCCCACAATGGCAGCAGCCTCGtacactgggtacgccctttttttaaaaCAGACTTAAAACTGTAGCATTTTAACACATCCACGCCTACTAGCACCATCAAAATAATACACCATACTCCGTTACAGGAGATGAAAAACTATACCTACATCCCAACATAATCACCTCTATGTCTTCCATATCACCAAATACAGTGACGAGTTTCCCCTGTTTTCAATGGCAAGCTCAAGAATGGCCCCATATAATTTCATACTCAGTATTTTTAGACAATACTTTCACCTAACCAAGTGGCTCCTTGCTAATGGAGAAGATGTACCAGGAGAGCAAAACCATGTGTGGAACTTTTACAGCTTGTAATCATCAATATTGGAGTTTCCAGAAAGAATTTGaaagagaaaatcccaaaacagaACTTATGACAGATAGAATTAatagagaaaaggagagaacaGCAAAATGAATTTAAACAGaatagcaaaaaaataaagatcaagTTAAAAATTAAACGAGCAATGTCACCAGGCTGCAAATATGGGAATACAGCAGTAAGGAAGGAGAAATcaccacgatgcttcctctgtACCAGTACGAATTACCAATACCAACACCCTAAGGCTCAACTTCATTAACTCATCACACCAAATAAAGTGGTTTACCGCCTATATAGACTGCCCATCCCAATAACATGTTAACATTGACTCTAAGATGAACCTTGATTAAGGTGAGGTGAGAATGTGGGTCATAGCCCCATCTGGGTTTGAGGTGTGACAGATTGTTACATGAAGGCTTGGGAATATCAGCACATTGATCCTACTGTAGtgttggttcttagttgaactggCATCTACATTATAGGAGTTCTGCTCTGGGAGGCTCCTGCATCAGCTAATGgtgaagatgtacaaggacagGAAAACTAAGTTTGGCGCTCTGAAAGCTTGTAATCATCAATACTGAAGTTTCCAAGTATTTTCTTTAGGACCCCGCATTCTCTGTACTTAGATAAACAGTAACTTAACCTGACTAGTGGAGGGCCGCCCCTTGCTAATGCCAGGGGTGGATAATATCCATGATTGAGTTGCAGCCAGATAAGTTCTGTTATCTTTTACACTACAATTACATTTTTTGCATACCTACTATCTGAATATGCCTCATTCACTTCCTTCAGCTGCAATAGTCT
The sequence above is a segment of the Telopea speciosissima isolate NSW1024214 ecotype Mountain lineage chromosome 7, Tspe_v1, whole genome shotgun sequence genome. Coding sequences within it:
- the LOC122667684 gene encoding uncharacterized protein LOC122667684, whose protein sequence is MAMQAGMGFSKILILVGAGYTGSILLTKGRLSDLLGELQDLVKGLEKARDPSNADSEYSDAIASQVRRLAMEVRQLASSRQITVLNGNSSQIGNMTSFAMPAVAIGALGYGYMWWKGLSFSNFMYVTKSHMANAVSSMTNHLEQLTNALAAAKRHLTQRIENLDGKLDDQKEMSKSIKNEVSEVRANLGQINYDLVSLQDMIRGLDGKIVTLEDKQDIANAGVWYLCQFVGAKDPKMTDFFKALPEPPSRTRGFITQSGTQGLKQIMDSITSDKTGKTDAGMQSGIDRFDSNPRSVTRTASIKGF